From Solanum lycopersicum chromosome 4, SLM_r2.1:
TATACTGATAGGAGATAGCAATTAGTACCTATTGGAATAGTATAGGTGCACACAAGTTGGCGAAATTCCAtctttatcaaaagaaaaattcaaaggCCAAGGATGCCATTAAGTATGTAGTGCATTTCTTGTATGTGCCGACTGCTCTCAAACTCATTATTGTACTTTAAGGGAGTGAACGAGATGCAAATAGAGGAAGGATAGCCACCATTAATTATATAACTATTTCTAGTTGATGAAGAATAGTTGACTGTCGAGGTTGTGGATTCCATATGAGGTTAAAGTTGCATTATTGATCTCAAGGGAGTGTAATGGGAAAATTCAAGGGAGTTAATGAAAAAAGATAAGTATACCTTATATCTTTCTCaaacaagaaaggaaaaaaagttatCGCATCAAGGTATATTCCATTTGGAGCAACATGGTTAGTGATGATTCATATAACCGACCCTGACTTGCCTAGGATTGACGtggttgttcttgttgttgtttgcAAGGCATCCCCGCATATACACTTTTGTCTAGTGGTGATTTCTGTAAGGCTAATAATTTGCTGCTACATACCATATTCAGCATTTTGCCTCATTTGCATATGGAAAAATAAAGCTAATTTACTAGCACTAGCCACAACTAAGGATGTCATTAGTTGCTCACGATAACTCAAGTGTGGGCCTCAATCATACATTGACCAGGATAAAGTTAGTTTTACAATAATGTATACCTGCAACAAAGATGAAGAGTAGAGTGTTGATCCTAGTGAATGGAAGAGTCATCTACTGGTCCTATCACTAAGCAAGGTGCCTGAAGTGTTAAAATGCCATTCATCTCGTCCTAATGTAGTCATTAGTCCGTCGGCATATTCTTGATTATATAGAGAGTCAGTAGCTTTTTTTAGGATGATTGATACTTTCTTGTCAATTTATAATAACGCTAGTCAAACTCTAATTCCCCAagcttgtttttttctttcaaattcctCAAACTTGTTTTAACTCTTACAATATTTAgagaaaatgaataattttgcATAGTTTATTTATTCTGGTTTCGCCCCTTCTCATGGGTTGTGGATTGGAACTCGTGAAGTTTTATCTCTAAGAAGCCAACCACTATCTCATGCTTGGGGATtcattgttcttttttttccttcccAAAGTTCTCATTGAACTTTAAACTGAGGTGCCTTCTAGTCCTATGAACTTTAGCTTATTTACTTCAAAGTTTGCTCGAGTTCATGAACAACACCGATATGATCCCTAAACACACTGAGAAGGAGCGAAGAGTAGAACAATTACATcagaatctccaaaaaaaaaaggtagaaaaACCACATCAACCATAAACACTTGATTGAATGGTGAAGGTGCAACAGTGAACTTGGAGATCCAATGGTATGACCCTTTGTTTCATTAGATCAACCATTCCGGGAGGAAAATGGGTTAATCACTACTCATACGCAGAAGATAGATTTCCACAGAATGTTCTTCACAATGTATTTGATTACATGaatttcctcttcgttcgtctagAAAGGCTTACTTTGCTCTTTACTCTTCCTAAATGTAACATATATTTGAGCTGATGCACTAAAGTGTAACATTTGTTGCAGATTTTCTCCACATCCTCTCCTTTGTTCCGAGAAATTTGAATTTCATAGAATATAATATGAACATCAGCCCAGAGGAGTAAGTAACATCATTCCTTCTGCTCCTTCAAATTAGTTGTTGTTTTACAATTATTAATAGTTTTTTGAGAAAGGTACCATGTTGTTTTACAATTATATAAGTTACTTATgttgtatttttgttttcagATATCAAAAGGCTCTGGAAGTTATCGTTGACTCTAGACTCTACATTCTCTTGAGAGGAAAAATGTTTGTGGGTGACCGAAAACGGGTACTTCCTAGTGCTTTTAAACTTTTTATGGGTAAGTTTCTTGCCAGGTGATTTCTTGTTTCCTTCATTTTTTACGATTTTAGTTAAGGCTAAAATGTTTTCTGATAATTTGTTTGGATTCTGAGATCTTGCTTGCTTTGTCAGGTTCTCAACATGTAATTCTAAACAGGAAGTTTGTTGAGTACTCGATCCAGGGATGGGAAAATTTGCCAAGATTGCTCCTGCTATACTTCACGAACACTAGATCGTCTCATAGAGGATATTTTCAGACTCTTGCTTGCAATACTATGGAGTTCTCAGATGCTGTCATTAACTCCAACTTGCGATTCATTAACTCAGACAACACTGCTCGAGATCCTTCAGACTTCAGAGCTCCAAGTTCTGATAGAATACTTAAAAGGGAGGTTGCATTTGTTGGAAACGTATCTGCGGATTCTCCCTTATTGGACATGATTGATGCACACATTCTTCACCGTGGTCACGGTATGGTCTCACCAGGGGGGTGGTGTTTAGGTAGCTCAAATTGGTTCAGTGATCCTTGCGGTGAATGGGGTGATCCTAGTGTCTTAAGACCGGGGCCAGCTGCAAAAGGACTTGAAAATTTCCTCATGAAATCGATCAAAAACATGTCAATCAAGTCGAGCAGATGTGACCATCAATGACCACTTATGGATCCTGCTAACTCCCTTCTTTGTTTCCTCTTACCGGTATGAAAGGATATGACAACTATCAGAAATCAGTGCTTCTGTTTGTTGGTTGCCTTAGCCTTGGAGATCAGAGTTACCTACTACCTATGCTATTCGGAGGTGACAAATATCCACTGAAAATGTTGAGGTGCGCGCAAGCTGTCTCAAACACCAGATTCaacgaaaaagaaaaactagGGATTCTTCTCAGGTATGTACTGTAGTTGGTATCCGATGGAATAGTCCAGGGGCGTACAAGCTTGttatagaaaaaaatgtgtGCTAGTGTGGTGCAGGTAATGTATTTTCACCCAGAAGTGTGTAGAATATCGCGAATCGAACGATGCTTGTGTCCATGTACTAAAATTGTTGCCACTGTCAAAGTTAAATATCTATGTATGTTAGAAATGCtcatcaaatttgaaaaaaaaaactcatattcATAaacttaccaaaaaaaattgagaagaaaaagCCAAAGTCCTAATTATGTGTCCTTTTTCTTAGTTATGTATAGCAATTTTTACCAATATTTTATTGCTTGTTTGGCAGAACttttgtgaaattttaaaaaaatacacatttGGAGATTTGAAGTATCTgtccaaaaataaaagatgctTTTGAGCAACatcaagaataatttatttgatgtTGGGATAAGTTACAAATTAAgagtaaaaaaattagttctTTCAGGTCTTATtcatataaaacaaaatataattatcaaattatctGTCATTAATTTATGCCATGTCTAcccaataatatatttagtatgaGGTTTGGGAAGAGATACGTACGTAGATCTTGTTGGATAGAAAAGTTGCTTTCGAtagaattttgaataaaaaaaaaagttttcgaaataaaattggaaagatgatatgacattcttctAAAAACAAGCAAGATACAAAGGACACGAAGCAgtaattcaattattatttttagattctaTGAGTACAAAAGTGTTCAACTTCTTACTAACTCTATCCTAATTTCTGACctccaattttttatttatttaggttCATCTtcttaatataattatcaaattacTTCACCaaattatcctttttttaaCCTTTCTCTATCTTTTCTAACTCTAGTTACAACCAAACTCTTACAACCCCCTCCCCCCACCTCTTTTGTTTCATATGTCTTAATCATTTCGATCTTACCTCGTATAGCTTCGTTCTTAAAACATGTCGTTTATATATAGTATGCCTATACTTCTATATGTGCACCCTCATCAATGTTATCTTCATCTTTTgaacttgaatattttttattgatcaaCACTGTGCATCGTACAATAATATTGATCTAGCCAATATTGTTCCCTTTATTGTTTAACTACATTCATAGTGATGAAGACCTTAATAATATTGAAGTCTTcgatagaaaatttaaaactattctatttatataaacTAATCATACAGTGAACCTTAAATTAACTTTTTCTTACGTAACACAATCGTCAAAAActcaaatacattttaaaagtcaattagtcaaatataatttatttattaaatacttaaaaaaaggaaatcacCAAATGATTTAGTcaaacataaactatttttctaaaaattattttaataaaattgctGCTATTTCGTTGTAGTTTTTAAAAGTAACCACTTATCCGCATCATATAAGATAACACTCTCTCATTCTCAACTTATGTAACATTTTGTTATTCGAGAGTCAAACTATTTAAGTTTGACTAGGAATTTGCGCAtagaatctttaattttttgaaataaaatatatattaataaactacataaaaacattataagtcgcaataataaataatttaaaatatttttaaaatgtataaaaaactTACCgtcaaagataaatttatttgaatctcaaatttaaaaagtatcACATAAAATTAACTAAGAGATTACTAATTTATCATGTTAAAgctatttgataaaataaaacaaatattatattaaatatttatctatttatttgatGTAAATGTCGTTAAAAAACCAACTTTTAaccaaaaactaataaaaagacGAAAAAGGGCATTGATTACTTTAGAGGGAACATAGCCTTTAACATTTGCGCTGGACACAACACAACAAAGCACACAATACATTAATCAAATCATGTGCATATACCACTTGCACCCAcccatgaaaaaagaaaagaaaaagacttATCAAACTTTCTTCATTATATACTTTCTCCGTCCGAATTTATctgatatgttttatttttttgagagttaaataatttaaattagattaaaaatttatgtatagaatcttcaattgttttgaatgaaatttaaatattcataaattttatgtaatactataagtcataataattaaaagatataagaaAAATTTACGATAAAAATATACTTGTTTAAATATCAAACTTTGAAAAATGCTACGTAAACTAGATCAGAGGGTGTGttgctttttcttcttcttctttagatACTCacttagatttttattttaaaaaatcactagataataatgactataacgtaatataatgatttatttaatgtaatttttatatgtaGAATTTAAAGAGAATAGTGTGTTAGACAATCTTATTTATATCTCGTGACAGAGAAAGCGAatgtataatttctttttaaaaaactcataaaatagtaaaaaattatcGATTACTCATAATTTTgcgatttaaatttaaaaatatatttcattttttcgataatattgatatttgaATTGTGATTTTAATAGTAAGGAGTAATTTATTagaaacataaaaacatatattttttaaaataatcaagaacCATGAATGGCATTAGAGATGTATCCAAATTTTTGACTAGCGGATtttgtcttaattttttttaagcatCAAACTGattatatctttaaatatattatagttTCAATAGATTTTTAcacatattttatgttttttaacaaaaatactaaaaataagatgaacaaatatcataaatattgatTCAATCTTGAATAATATATCTcctatgaaatataaataacaaaaaaaaatatataatatcattacATAAGAAGTTAATTTCAGTCATTTTAAATCAAAGTATCGTTTACCTctcttttatttgatgaaatttatacctacaaatcttttatttttgctcTTACATAATagctatttaatattataatattttaaacctAACTTCAGTACATATAAAGActacaacaaataataaatatcaatacaatatcatTACGTAAGAAGTTAATTCAATTATTCTAAATTAAGATATCGTTCACCTCTCTTTTATTCGATGAAATTAATATCTACAAGTCTTTTATTTCCGCTCTTTAATACTAATAACTATTCAAACgtaatattttaaacttaactCTTCCAATAGTGACTGTGATGAAGAATAAATACCTTTTGattcttaatgaaatgattttttttttattttcactctGTGTTTAAAGTCCACATTAAAGCtatgattaaatttgaatcgcatttaacaaaattcatttgaaaataACGCTCCCAACATACTCAGATCTGAAACTCAAGCCATTGCACCACAAATGTTTGGTTAATCTAATGATATAAattcaagtaaaatataaaataaaatttagtaattaggttctatttttattttttttaaaattcaaacgtggaataattatttttattttttgagaaaaaaataaataaaaatcgaaCTTCAAAACTTGAAAATTGTACAGAGAGCCACTTTTCCCTTCTACGttaaaaacttgaaaaagtCCGACGACCGTTGTCTCCTTTTACGCTGTCGTTTTGAGCCTCCATATATAAACAAAACGCACAACAAAGGGGATTTTTTCTGTACCCAGTCAACTCTCTCTCCGCCATTTTTGACCCGGCTCAAGCTTTTCAGTTTTCTCTAAGCTCATTTCTGCTATTTTCACTAAATTCAAGTTTCAGTTCCTGCTTTTACACTCCCTATTTTCagttcaattttcaatttttttttggatctgAATTCGAatttttcattttgtgtttttttctaCAAAAACCCTAAATTGCGATGCCGATTTAGGGTTAAGGGTTTTATGATGGTATTGAAGGGGATTCTGTTGTTGATTTAGGGTATAGGGTAAAAAAGAGGGTTTTGTTGATTTTACAGGTAGTTGAAATATGATGGTACAAAGGGGGTTATTTGGGTGGTCCCCACCGCATATACAGCCGTTAACGCCGGTGTCGGAAGTATCGGAGCCGCCGGAATCTCCTTCTCCTTATACGGATACAGGAGGTGATGCTATGCAGGTTGAGTTAGAGGAGGAGATGGATGCTGATACGGAGGAGATGGAACCTCCGCCAACAGCTGCACCGTTTTCGATGCTGTTTGCTTGTGCTGACCGGTTAGATTGGGTGCTTATGATATTAGGATCAGTTGCTGCAGCTGCACATGGGACTGCTTTGGTGGTTTACTTGCATTATTTTGCTAAGATTATTCAGTTGCTTAGTCATGGTTCTGAATCCGCTGATGATCTATTTGACCGGTTCACTGAGGTAAGCTACAGCTGGATTTTGTTATTTGTAGTATTCTCAAAGAATTTTTTGTTCTATAGATTTACTGAGATAGCTAGAGCTGAATTGTTCATTGACTGTAGCTATTCTTTATAGAGATTTGTGTGTTCAGATAGTGTAAGAAAACATCAAATTATGGCGAAATGAAATGGGTTAAAAATGAAGCTAATGAACATTGAATAGTTGTAGTTGTTGCAGTAGCAATCTCTTAATCTGAATTACTTGTGGTATGTTGCCTTTACTATCCTAGTGGTTGTTGTTTAATGAATGATGCTAaaagacataattttttttaattatattagacTGGAAATGTTTTTCACCGAGTTATAGAAGATAGGGTACATAGTGTTATAGGATCAGGGACACTGGCTAGCTATTGTATTTGTTTCCCCCAGTGTTGTCAGTGTGTTAATCATCCATCAGTAATTAATCATTGAGATGTATATTATAGCTAGTAAGAGGTGATCTGATTTGGAAAGCTGTTGTTTGACGGACTCCGACTTCTGTCACTGAATTTGTACTCCTTCAAGACAATAGAGGAGATATAGGCAACAGGTAGATATTGGTGCTTTTCAATTACAGGTGGTGGTTTATTAGATGAATTAGTAGTTTCAGCCCGTTATTGTTGTAGTTCGTTGTGCTTTGTGACTTGGTAAGTGCACTCCAGCTGAGGTCTGTTATCAGTTTCCCTTCTGTGTTTGTAATAGTTGCATAGGATTAGTTGGTTTCTTTGTGCTAAATACTCGGCCTTTCAAGCTATTGAAATCAGCAAGCTTTTCAAGTTAGGTTATTGATCCCACTTTAAAAGCAAGTCATTGTGTAACTGTAAATCCTCCATTAGATGCTTGTGAATGGATATAAGCTTCCATACGGTCCCCACACCTGGCTGGTAAAAAGTGACCTTGTTTAGCATGAACCACTCTTTTGTCCATTGCCACATTTCTTAGAATTTACTTTTTTATGTTGCAGCAGGCCACAAAAGACATTTGACTCTGGATTTTTTCTTGAGAATTTGACGAAAATGAGCCAATTCTAGGTTGGAAGTGTTCCAATTCATGTTATGTGCATTAATCTAAAAGGAATTATGTTTCTGTTGCATTTCAAACTTTCAAATACAGAAAGAAGGCTGGACAACTATTGGATCTTGCAAAAAGTTGAATGTGGGGCATCAAGTTCCTAATAGTATTCCTGGACTGAGCTTTTGTGTGCcgatcattttaaaaaaattagtttgcTGTAGAGTTCCATTAAATCATTTGGAAACGGATGAATTTGAGCTTTCTCATGTATTTTGTTATTAGTAAATGCAGAAGTTAACAAAAGTAACCGAATTTGCATCTCTCAAAAGAATCCCTTTCTACATGATATCTTCATCTCTGGCTTGTCAAAATAAGAGTAACATGTGCATCTCCATCTGTAAATGCCCATGTGCATTTGTTTGGAAAGGAGAAGTGTAGTAAATCGGGAGGCATTGTTTTTgctgaagtagatgttcttagAGACAGGTCAGACCATGTGGTGGTGAAGTACTGCTCTTACTGAACTGTATAAAACCAAATTGCACACCATGAATTATAGTAACATCGACTACGGAGATATTCTCCAAAAGAATGGCGTGCTTTAAAGTAGGTCAACATAGGGGTGCGTCCTAATGGTCAATGAAGTTGGAGTATATGTCTCTAGTATAAATTCCAGTCAAGGAAAAAaatactaggtgatttcttATCATATGCCTCAACCTTTGTGGGCCGTGGGTGTTAACatacaacagcaacaacaacgtTCCAGTGAAATCCCACTAGTGGGGTCCAGGGAGGGTAGAATGTACGCATACCTTATCACTACCCTACCTGGAGGTAGAAGACCCTCGCCTAAAGTGAAGAAGGAGACAATGACATGAATATAGTGAGTAACAAGGAAATGGTGCAAAGTCTACCTGAAGGTAGCAAAGACAACAACAAAGTAATTTGATAATCGAAATCCAATAAACAATATACtatgataaattattgaaaataaaaataaacaatgcTAAATATCAAAAACAAGAACTACAATAGTACAACTAGTACAATGGCGAACACTTACCCCCTTAAGCAAAACACCACTACACTACCTACTAACCTGCTATCTTAATACTTGGCCTCCACACCTTCCTATTTAAGGTCATGTCCGAAGTGACATGAAGTTGCGTCATATCTTGTCTTATCACCTCTCCCCAATACTTTCTTGGCCTACCTTTGCCTCTTCTTGTGCCCTCTATAACAGTGTTACAAAAGGCGAGCGCCTCCTCGCCTTTGGCGAGAGGCGAGGCGAGGCGATGGGTCCTCGCCATTCTCTACTGAGGCGAGGCGAGATCAAAATGGCGAGGTGTGGCGACACAATGGCGACAGAAACGGCGCgcctttttaattaaaaatatttgacttaacaatattagtcaaaattagttttttcatacttttgaaatttCTGCTTTCTCCATCGCTACTCTCTCTCTCGATTGACTCTCTTCTCGGCTTCTCCATCACTGTCTCTTCTCCCTCGCTCTCTTCTCCAGTTCTCTTCTCGGCTTCTCCATCGCTGTCGGCTTCTCCATCGCTGAATATTTGCTAATATGTGTTATTGCTATTAAGATTTTGGAtaaaatatgcaattaaatattttaaatttttggtgtTAATTGACGCCTTTATTCAAAAAGGCAAGCGCCTCGCCGCTCGCCTCGCGCGTGGCGAGGCAGGCCCTTGTCACCTTTTGTCGCCTCTCGCCGTCCACAACACTGCTCTATAACCAACCTCTCGCACCACCTCACTACTGCGTCTCTCCTTTTCATATGTCCAAACTATCTAAGTTGTGCTTTCCTCATCTTATCCATCACGGAGGCCCCTCCTACTTTATCCCGAATATCCTCATTTCTAATCTTATAACCTAATTTGACCACCCACACATCCACCTCAACATCCTCATCTCTACAACATGCATCTTCTAGACATGGAAATTTTTGTCTGGCTAGCACTCCGCTCCAGACAACAATGTCGGTCTAATCACCACTATGTAAAACTTACCTTCTATGTTGCTCGTACTCTTTAAAAATGTCCACGAGTGCATGTCAGATTTGTCAAAAGTAGCATATTTTTGGAGAAACCCAGACACGGGTGcggcatcaaaagtgaagagtctgCGCCTTTGAGTTTCGATGGTACCTTTTAATAACACAACCAGAACTCTTTAGTCTCCAAGGTGTGTCTCCACGCGTCTAACTTAGCATTAACTCCATTACACGTCTCATCAATCAGTATTATCTCATTCACAAATAATCGAGGTGCGCACAAGATGACCCGAATACCACCCATCTTAAAAAAAGTACAAGGATCAACTCATCTAGTTCTCTGAGCAAAGTGTCATAGGCATCTTGTACATGTTCATTGACCCCAACTTGGTGTATATCATGattgatttttaaaagataaaatacatTTGGAAACTACAGAAAGGAGTACAAAAAatcactattttttatttttaaaataggtaatgttatttttatcGCTAACATGAGAATCTTTTGCATTAATGGTTTTCCATTTAATGTTTTAGCATTCTGTATGTTTACAAGTTTATTTGCATTCCTTAGAGATCTGTAGTTGAATCATTCTTGCCCCTTAGATTTATTGCATGTAATTGGTGCCCAAATTCTTTGAAGCTCTTCAAATGATAGTCTTAATGTTGTAAAGAAAGAAGTAGAAAAAAGAGGAGAGACATGTTTCTTTAATGTAGTTAGTTTCTGTTGATCTAGTCATGTCAGAGCTCTACTCGTTGGCATTTGGCACCTGACCATCAAATGGAAAATGAGAAATGAAGATGGAGAGAGAGTGGTGTATCTAATACTCTTCTTTTCAAAAGCGCCCGAGAGATGGTATAAAAGACGGTGATTTGTTGTACTTGCAAGCGACACTTGATGATGATAGTTATTTTGAAACTTTCTCTTGGTCGTTGTTATAATTGTTTGAGATATTCAACGAAGATTTTTTTTAACAGTCACGTTACCTAACAAAGATCACATTTTTCACAGCTTGCCTTGACCATCCTATATATTGCTGGGGGTGTTTTTGTTGCTGGTTGGATTGGTAAGCTAAAATTGCTCAAGTTTTATTATTGTCCATTAAAAGTTTCTCgacatttgttttaattaatttctttctGATAGAGGTATCATGTTGGATTCTTACCGGAGAGCGGCAGACTGCGGTGATCAGATCAAGATATGTTCAAGTATTACTGAATCAAGATATGAGTTTTTTTGATACCTATGGGAACAATGGAGATATTGTAAGCCAAGTTTTGAGTGATGTGCTACTTATTCAATCTGCTCTTAGTGAAAAGGTATGTTCAGCCTTCTTTATCTTCTTTGCTTGACTTTGACAATGGCTTCTCACCTTATCTTAACTGTGCTACGACAGGTTGGGAATTATATTCATAACATGGCTACTTTTTTCAGTGGCCTTGTTATTGGATTTGTCAATTGCTGGCAAATTGCCCTTATAACTTTAGCAACTGGCCCTTTTATTGTCGCAGCTGGGggaatatcaaatatatttcttcataGACTTGCAGAGAACATTCAGGATGCATATGCTGAAGCAGCAAGTATAGCTGAACAGGTCTGGTTTTCTCCATTATTAATCTGATTCTCCCATTTGGGAACTTCATGAAACTCTTGCTCTCTATAGTGTAATTTAATATCTATGATGATTTATACTCAAATAATGTTACTATGTAGGTGAATGGCATTTTTTACATAATCTTCGGTGGATCAGTGCTAACAGTAGAAGCATTTCACAACCCCCCcgccccccccaaaaaaaaaattataaaagagagagagagagagatggaaAGGAAAAACAGAAAAGAACTGAGAATTCCGTACTTCCCTTTTTAAAACTGTAGACAATAATAACAATCTGTTCCTGAAGGACTTGATGCCTTTATTCACtcgttttttttaataaagaataaGGATCTTTTCAATACGAATATGCACTATGTTATGGAAATTTGGGAGGAATAAAAGTAATCAccaataatctttttttttttggtgaggCAATCATCAATAATTCCCTTGAAGTCGAGTAGAGGAAGTGTGCTTCCTTCTCTTCAGCTCTGCTTACATTAAATGACGTTAATACCTGAGTATTTATAGGAGTTCTTCTAACATGTACTTAGACAGTTAGACTAGTACATGTGTCATAATTCAATTAGTTGACCTTTTTCCTTTCCGAGTTCATGTTTAAAATCTTACCTGCATTCATACATTAAATTCTTTACATTCTAGTTATCTTCTAGTACCCCCTTTAAACTTGATTTATCACTCCAAGAGATGCTGTGAAAGATGTTAAATATTTAGTGGAAATAACAACTTGGTGACCTCAATTTCCTTCCTGATTCTTTCTCTACCTAGTCCTTGTCCGCAGATTCTTTGATGCAAGCACACTTATCATCTTTTTCCTTTAAGAACACCAATGCTTGCAAAGCTTGTTCGATGATACTTGTTTCGTTTTCTTCAGGATTTCCTCATCTGCTTGCAAAAACCCTGTAAGTTCTATTATGGTCTGTTGGAATCAATATCCATGGACTTTTTAGTAGCAACAATAACATAACTAAATCTTGAAGTCAGAGATTGTGGGTGTTCTGCAATGAACCCCTTCATTTGAGTCATCTCCATATATtctcttcatcatcatcctTATCTGTTCTTGAACTGTACAGAAGGAAACCTTCTCAAATATCTTTGTCATCAATTCTTGCTAGACGCAAGTGGGGATTTTCTTATCAATCATTCTCATGGGCCATGGCATTGACATCATCTGATACCTCTACTGAAGATCCATCATTGTAGAGCTACTCCATAAGCATGTATTTTGTCATGGTTGAACCTCTTGTCGGGTCCTTACCATCAAAATAATCCTTCAAAGTTAAAACTTATGAAATCTTGTAGTTGTATTAGTCTGGTGCTTCTCTAGCTCAGCATCCTCATACCTATAATATTAGCTTATTTGGTGCACATTCATTTCAATTTGAGGTTTCAGTTTTcagttctaattttttatttttatattcccACTTATCTCTCAAGAGAATTGACTCTGATGCCAAATGTTGAGAAATTTGAGGAGCACATTCAAGTT
This genomic window contains:
- the LOC101265913 gene encoding beta-glucuronosyltransferase GlcAT14B yields the protein MSFFLKQILLFSLPLIFLFCLLLPLHHFHSHTHTQTHFPHNPTFSNPFSPPPRIAYFITGTKNDGSRIFRLLQAVYHPRNYYLLHLDQFASPKQRLQLALKVASVDVFVAAENVNVIEKADAVNEEGSSALGLVLHGAAVLLKWKMDWDWFVNLDASDYPLIPQDDFLHILSFVPRNLNFIEYNMNISPEEYQKALEVIVDSRLYILLRGKMFVGDRKRVLPSAFKLFMGSQHVILNRKFVEYSIQGWENLPRLLLLYFTNTRSSHRGYFQTLACNTMEFSDAVINSNLRFINSDNTARDPSDFRAPSSDRILKREVAFVGNVSADSPLLDMIDAHILHRGHGMVSPGGWCLGSSNWFSDPCGEWGDPSVLRPGPAAKGLENFLMKSIKNMSIKSSRCDHQ